One stretch of Pseudomonas fragi DNA includes these proteins:
- a CDS encoding dermonecrotic toxin domain-containing protein, translated as MPTAPATALNPPENAVRAQFANGPVLETVARQMLTAALVQHYPSLRIDLQRTRLAVPRPEGGWALEPFMPRVLDYLGRGAGLDLRPVNTQPCYLTDNPPDWLGPAEGELDMAIVEALAKELSWRLPIGLQGALNEFWAGNADTGASRWQWLSDVLKDTLRIGALQQTDLHPNALLAINQVITTPDSAQRIRLYGDTAVRAYWLKASLLGPHTLHSSLSSRIVLATREQVLLCKPDGSILTYKTLDSLSRAWARQISRTYTVREIRISHYELEGNVFDACAAAILNRQLEHIGALKLPASIGWPALQKVYNSITSTAQFLAGGPQASLYNLETINRHLPHWLRNASAADKARYRQYSLALASAKKIAKGKTYLHGISDIRAYAADVLHQQMRSDQGHFEQTTPIAERQDHFDPEDIELTFLTATGLPDTVGAVETTTMSLTDLALKNLLGRPKGTLSLRHRRDLALPPWLTADYITQRGGLIETVNIGKMYPERLEDLLLGATADARPREQLFAAHLSVQLPLEALELSLKHEQGLTPLGARYVAAVVQTSTDEQQVEGTAVVMRHLALMRHPQASPDIASNMFIIEPANTGQGPHVLYRPFYTPSLLEFSTRTALLEAITEPSPLQTSVLTWLSDIARPIYDNGGFREPHYVRFGLGSEYAPLERPAPAQLATNGSSDELLQYLHNGRLMEYLFGCNARALVAQADSDSVSNAESRWGVLMEGAGLIFNSLLLLPGLPPPLMLTGGLLSLASVASQDIPALTSSDAITRELAAADVLLNLGMLLLHQSLAAAQRPGPLPADLLAQALRPRAPVRIGEIWPEPEPPIVVTGLVALPGEMPAADSTVLDFSFASAHNRLTPTQRERLAGFKVAPPQPLPAPHPDGPHRGLYRIGQAWHARVGQDLYPVDIDSEGVAMIVSATDPGQRGPALKADSHGNWSLDLRLRLLGGMPPKRIAALQQHKAQRIRELQTQMTDFFPHEVPLQKAVEINHTALKRAMQDPRFNEQQIATFRNRLSVALHAELSAYQALLATVRERTELKIPFHETILISLLEKSFDNRTISLSISASEQKSQIAKWPQFTTPGPALEAAALQDPQGFMQSIREQVALNDSTIERIEQRDGYLEQLFNLGETAAATATELLQMLPAAGHTGLTLKGFQLDCLKLASSRLSAGTIIEESLDSAIDPLKEHAHTHNQLNTLEFDASKRLEILDSLVDNYGQALDALQGIGGIYADELEPEYFNKLRLLLTDLYQDVTRQLASEIRPTPQPTVKRPRKRTPSGAGSRPKKVINVRGKGKLIGELRPADSEWQNDVIEVRSDYDEQLLSTYLQHGDEWVEIKTVRPPSPLRVRALNIIKGDARKLFAMFADHLHKTRQYKNLSRHPQEVEELLAHEAQKLDRLATELHTALQAQAEAARMPDDQALVDNMRSAAQQMLREGREMRIQLSLELPPTHGNLQYLIDQELVQMAGLGNRIQLAGERRDFIEEYAVNDRQGRPLWYAHFHYPEATTPKQDYSVAHLKTKAQRKLSYWSQLADAKSGQAVVIVHRGQIGRVLAERWFLPLAN; from the coding sequence ATGCCTACAGCCCCCGCAACCGCCCTGAACCCACCCGAAAATGCCGTGCGAGCCCAGTTTGCCAATGGCCCCGTGCTTGAAACGGTCGCCCGGCAAATGCTCACCGCAGCGCTGGTGCAACACTACCCGTCACTGCGCATCGATCTGCAGCGCACCCGCCTGGCTGTCCCCAGGCCTGAAGGCGGCTGGGCGCTGGAGCCCTTCATGCCACGGGTTCTGGATTACCTGGGCAGAGGCGCCGGGCTGGACTTGCGCCCGGTCAATACACAACCCTGCTACCTGACCGATAACCCGCCTGACTGGCTCGGCCCCGCAGAGGGCGAGCTGGACATGGCGATTGTCGAGGCCCTGGCCAAGGAACTCTCCTGGCGCCTGCCCATCGGCCTGCAAGGTGCACTCAACGAATTCTGGGCGGGCAACGCCGACACCGGCGCCAGCCGCTGGCAATGGCTCAGCGATGTGCTCAAGGACACCCTGCGAATTGGCGCCCTCCAGCAGACCGACCTGCACCCGAACGCATTGCTCGCCATCAATCAGGTGATCACGACCCCGGACTCTGCGCAGCGGATCCGCCTGTACGGCGACACTGCCGTGCGCGCCTACTGGCTCAAGGCATCATTACTCGGCCCGCACACGCTGCACTCATCCCTGAGCTCAAGGATCGTGCTGGCCACCCGGGAGCAGGTACTGCTGTGCAAACCCGACGGCAGCATCCTCACTTACAAGACCCTCGACTCCCTGAGCCGGGCCTGGGCCAGGCAGATCAGCCGGACCTATACCGTCCGGGAAATCCGCATCAGCCACTACGAGCTTGAGGGCAACGTATTCGACGCCTGCGCAGCGGCCATCCTCAACCGCCAGCTGGAACACATCGGTGCGCTCAAGCTGCCGGCCAGCATCGGCTGGCCGGCATTGCAAAAGGTCTACAACTCCATCACCAGCACCGCGCAGTTCCTGGCCGGTGGGCCGCAGGCCAGCCTGTACAACCTTGAAACCATCAACAGGCACTTGCCCCACTGGCTGCGCAACGCCAGTGCCGCCGACAAGGCCCGCTACCGCCAATACAGCCTGGCCCTGGCCTCGGCCAAAAAAATCGCCAAGGGCAAGACCTACCTGCACGGCATCAGCGACATCCGCGCCTATGCCGCCGATGTGCTGCACCAGCAAATGCGCAGCGACCAGGGCCACTTTGAGCAGACCACCCCGATTGCCGAGCGCCAGGACCACTTTGACCCCGAAGACATTGAACTGACCTTCCTCACGGCCACCGGCTTGCCGGATACCGTCGGCGCTGTCGAAACCACCACCATGAGCCTGACCGATCTGGCCCTGAAGAATCTGCTCGGGCGCCCCAAAGGCACGCTCAGCCTGCGCCATCGCCGGGACCTGGCACTGCCCCCGTGGTTGACTGCGGACTACATCACCCAACGCGGCGGGCTGATTGAAACGGTCAATATCGGCAAGATGTACCCCGAACGCCTTGAAGACCTGCTGCTGGGCGCCACTGCAGACGCCCGCCCCCGGGAACAACTGTTCGCCGCCCACCTCAGCGTACAGTTACCGCTCGAAGCGCTGGAACTGAGCCTGAAACACGAACAGGGCCTTACGCCGCTCGGTGCCCGCTATGTGGCCGCCGTGGTGCAGACCAGCACCGACGAGCAGCAGGTCGAAGGCACGGCGGTGGTCATGCGCCATCTGGCCCTGATGCGCCACCCGCAAGCCTCGCCGGACATCGCGAGCAACATGTTTATCATCGAACCGGCCAATACCGGGCAAGGCCCGCATGTGCTGTACCGTCCTTTCTATACCCCTTCGCTGCTGGAGTTCAGCACCCGCACGGCCCTGCTGGAGGCCATCACCGAGCCCTCCCCCCTGCAGACCAGCGTGCTGACCTGGCTGAGCGATATCGCCCGGCCGATCTACGACAACGGCGGTTTCAGGGAGCCCCATTACGTGCGCTTTGGCCTGGGCAGCGAGTATGCCCCCCTCGAACGGCCCGCCCCGGCGCAACTGGCAACCAATGGCAGCAGCGACGAATTGCTGCAATACCTGCACAACGGCCGGCTGATGGAGTATCTGTTCGGTTGCAATGCCAGGGCATTGGTGGCGCAGGCCGACAGCGATTCGGTGTCCAACGCCGAAAGCCGCTGGGGGGTGCTGATGGAAGGGGCCGGCCTGATCTTCAACAGCCTGTTGCTGCTGCCCGGCTTGCCCCCGCCCCTGATGCTGACCGGTGGTTTGCTGAGCCTGGCCAGCGTGGCCAGCCAGGACATCCCCGCGCTCACCAGCAGCGACGCCATCACCCGCGAGCTGGCAGCGGCTGATGTACTGCTCAACCTTGGCATGCTCCTGCTCCACCAGTCCCTGGCCGCGGCACAGCGACCTGGCCCCCTGCCCGCCGACCTGCTGGCCCAGGCCTTGCGCCCCCGGGCCCCAGTGCGCATCGGGGAAATATGGCCCGAACCCGAACCGCCCATAGTGGTCACCGGGCTGGTGGCACTGCCCGGGGAAATGCCGGCGGCCGACAGCACGGTGCTCGATTTCAGCTTCGCCAGCGCCCACAACCGCCTCACCCCTACGCAGCGCGAACGGCTTGCAGGCTTTAAAGTGGCGCCCCCGCAACCACTGCCCGCGCCCCACCCCGACGGCCCGCACAGAGGCCTGTACCGCATTGGCCAGGCCTGGCATGCCCGGGTCGGCCAGGACCTGTACCCCGTTGATATCGACTCCGAGGGGGTGGCGATGATCGTGTCGGCTACTGATCCCGGCCAGCGCGGCCCGGCGCTAAAGGCCGACAGCCACGGCAACTGGTCGCTGGACCTGCGCCTGCGCCTGCTCGGTGGCATGCCGCCCAAACGCATCGCCGCCCTGCAGCAGCACAAGGCCCAGCGCATCCGCGAACTGCAAACGCAGATGACGGATTTTTTCCCTCATGAAGTGCCACTGCAGAAGGCCGTTGAAATCAACCACACCGCGCTGAAAAGAGCGATGCAGGATCCACGCTTCAACGAGCAGCAAATCGCCACGTTCCGCAACCGCCTCAGCGTCGCCCTGCACGCCGAACTCAGCGCCTATCAGGCACTGCTGGCCACAGTCCGGGAGCGTACCGAGCTGAAAATCCCGTTTCATGAAACGATCCTGATCTCCTTGCTGGAGAAGTCCTTCGACAACCGGACCATCTCCCTGTCCATCTCGGCCAGCGAACAGAAAAGCCAGATCGCCAAATGGCCACAATTCACCACCCCCGGCCCGGCGCTGGAAGCCGCCGCGCTACAAGACCCGCAAGGGTTCATGCAGTCGATCCGCGAGCAGGTGGCACTCAACGACAGCACCATCGAGCGCATCGAGCAAAGGGACGGTTACCTGGAGCAACTGTTCAACCTCGGCGAAACCGCTGCGGCCACGGCCACCGAGCTGCTCCAGATGCTGCCCGCCGCAGGCCATACCGGCCTGACCCTCAAGGGCTTCCAGCTCGACTGCCTGAAGCTGGCCAGCTCCAGGCTATCGGCAGGCACCATCATCGAAGAGAGCCTTGATAGCGCTATCGACCCGCTCAAGGAACATGCCCACACCCACAACCAGCTCAACACCCTGGAATTCGACGCCAGCAAGCGCCTGGAGATCCTGGACAGCCTTGTGGACAACTACGGCCAGGCGCTGGATGCATTGCAGGGTATCGGGGGGATCTATGCCGATGAGCTGGAGCCCGAGTACTTCAACAAACTGCGCCTGCTGCTCACCGATCTCTACCAGGATGTAACCAGGCAACTGGCCAGCGAGATCCGGCCAACACCACAACCAACGGTGAAAAGGCCGCGCAAGCGCACCCCATCAGGCGCGGGCAGCCGCCCGAAAAAAGTCATCAACGTGCGCGGCAAGGGCAAGCTGATCGGCGAACTGAGGCCCGCCGACAGCGAATGGCAAAATGACGTTATCGAAGTGCGTTCAGACTATGACGAGCAACTGCTCTCGACCTATTTGCAACACGGCGACGAATGGGTCGAAATCAAGACCGTGCGCCCGCCATCTCCCCTGCGGGTGCGGGCCCTGAATATCATCAAGGGCGATGCGCGCAAGTTGTTCGCCATGTTCGCAGATCACCTGCACAAGACCCGTCAGTACAAGAACCTGTCGCGCCACCCCCAGGAAGTCGAAGAGCTGCTCGCCCACGAAGCGCAAAAGCTCGACCGGCTGGCCACCGAGCTGCACACAGCCCTTCAGGCCCAGGCTGAAGCCGCCCGCATGCCGGACGATCAGGCCCTGGTCGACAACATGCGCAGCGCAGCACAGCAGATGCTCAGGGAGGGCCGGGAAATGCGCATTCAGCTAAGCCTCGAACTGCCGCCGACCCACGGCAACCTGCAATACCTGATTGACCAGGAGCTGGTGCAGATGGCCGGGCTGGGCAACCGCATCCAGCTCGCGGGCGAGCGGCGCGACTTTATCGAGGAGTATGCCGTCAACGACCGTCAGGGCCGGCCACTGTGGTATGCCCACTTCCATTACCCCGAGGCCACGACGCCGAAACAGGACTACAGCGTTGCCCACTTGAAGACCAAGGCTCAACGCAAGCTCAGTTACTGGTCACAACTGGCCGATGCAAAAAGCGGCCAGGCTGTGGTCATCGTGCACCGCGGCCAGATTGGCAGGGTTCTGGCAGAACGCTGGTTTCTGCCACTGGCCAACTAG
- the waaA gene encoding lipid IV(A) 3-deoxy-D-manno-octulosonic acid transferase, with the protein MNRTLYTLLFHLGLPLVAIRLWLRARKAPAYARRIGERFAINLPAMQPGGIWVHAVSVGESIAAAPMIRALLERYPQLPITVTCMTPTGSERIQALFAGEPRIQHCYLPYDLPWAAARFLNRVQPKLAVIMETELWPNHIHQCAKRGIPVALANARLSARSAKGYGRFARLTRPMLEEMSLIAVQTETEAERFRQLGARPECVEVTGSIKFDLSINPQLLVDARELREQWQAQARPVWIAASTHEGEDEIVLAAHRRLLNQYPNALLILVPRHPERFNAVFELCRREGFATVRRSSGEAVNAATQVMLGDTMGELLFLYALADTAFVGGSLVPNGGHNLLEPAALAKPVLSGPHLFNFLEISALLRDAGALEEVDDAQGLALAVQRLFELPQDARRMGQAGLKVMQLNQGALQRLLDGLGRLLSR; encoded by the coding sequence ATGAATAGAACTCTCTACACCTTGCTGTTTCATCTGGGGCTGCCGCTGGTGGCGATTCGCTTGTGGCTGCGGGCGCGCAAGGCACCCGCTTATGCCCGGCGCATTGGTGAGCGTTTCGCCATAAATCTGCCGGCCATGCAACCGGGCGGCATCTGGGTGCATGCCGTATCGGTGGGCGAGAGTATCGCCGCCGCGCCGATGATTCGAGCGCTGCTGGAGCGTTATCCACAGCTGCCAATCACCGTGACCTGCATGACGCCCACCGGGTCCGAGCGGATCCAGGCGCTGTTCGCGGGTGAGCCGCGTATCCAGCATTGTTACTTGCCCTACGATTTGCCGTGGGCGGCAGCGCGGTTTTTGAATCGTGTGCAACCCAAGCTCGCGGTGATCATGGAAACCGAGTTGTGGCCCAACCATATCCACCAGTGCGCCAAGCGTGGCATCCCGGTGGCGCTGGCCAATGCCCGGTTGTCGGCCCGCTCGGCCAAGGGCTATGGCCGCTTTGCCCGCCTGACCCGGCCCATGCTGGAAGAAATGAGCCTGATCGCCGTGCAGACCGAAACCGAGGCCGAGCGCTTTCGTCAGTTGGGTGCACGACCTGAATGCGTTGAAGTGACCGGCTCGATCAAGTTTGACCTGAGCATCAACCCGCAACTGTTGGTCGATGCCCGGGAGTTGCGTGAGCAGTGGCAGGCCCAGGCACGTCCAGTGTGGATTGCCGCCAGCACCCACGAGGGGGAAGACGAGATTGTGCTCGCCGCCCATCGCCGATTACTCAACCAATACCCCAATGCGTTACTGATACTGGTGCCGCGCCACCCGGAGCGGTTCAACGCGGTGTTTGAACTGTGCCGCCGTGAAGGTTTTGCCACCGTGCGCCGTTCCAGTGGCGAGGCGGTCAATGCCGCAACCCAGGTCATGCTGGGCGACACAATGGGCGAGCTGCTGTTTTTGTACGCACTGGCCGACACCGCTTTTGTCGGCGGCAGCCTGGTGCCCAACGGCGGGCATAACCTGCTGGAGCCAGCGGCGCTGGCCAAGCCGGTGTTGAGCGGGCCGCATCTGTTCAACTTTCTGGAAATCAGCGCGCTGCTGCGCGACGCCGGTGCGCTGGAAGAGGTGGATGACGCCCAGGGCCTGGCGCTGGCGGTACAGCGCCTGTTCGAGTTGCCGCAAGACGCCCGGCGCATGGGCCAGGCGGGCCTGAAAGTCATGCAGCTCAATCAGGGTGCCTTGCAGCGGTTGCTCGACGGGCTCGGGCGATTGTTGTCACGCTAG
- a CDS encoding DMT family transporter yields MNAYYYLAIAICAEVIATVSMKAIKGFSTPLPLVLVIAGYATAFWMLTLVVRTIPVGVAYAVWAGMGIVMVSIAALFIYGQKLDVPAMLGMGLIVLGVVVIQLFSKTAGH; encoded by the coding sequence ATGAACGCCTACTACTACCTGGCCATTGCCATTTGTGCCGAAGTGATTGCCACCGTCTCCATGAAAGCGATCAAGGGCTTCAGCACACCGCTGCCGCTGGTCCTGGTGATTGCCGGCTACGCCACGGCATTCTGGATGCTGACCCTGGTGGTACGCACCATCCCCGTGGGCGTGGCTTACGCTGTATGGGCGGGCATGGGCATCGTGATGGTGAGCATCGCGGCACTGTTTATCTACGGGCAAAAGCTCGATGTGCCAGCCATGCTCGGCATGGGCCTGATTGTGCTGGGGGTGGTGGTGATCCAGCTGTTTTCCAAAACTGCAGGGCACTAA
- a CDS encoding NAD(P)/FAD-dependent oxidoreductase, whose amino-acid sequence MPSVISTDVLIVGAGVAGLWLNARLRRQGFSTLVVERESLGGGQSVKSQGIIHGGAKYALHGALTGASEAIADMPRRWREALAGDGELDLRGVRLLSEAHYLWSPGTLAGNLTSFFASKAVRGRVDQVKGDQLPPALQDPRFKGKVYRLAELVVDVPSLIERLADLAGDGLLSGQVIEPLFENDELIGLRVDGLDIHAQRIVFSAGSGNADLLASVGISVPAQQLRPLHMVLVKGPTLKPLYAHCLGGGPKPRITVTTHPAANGEWVWYLGGDIAEADGVAREPAEQIAVAKKELGNLLPWVDLSQAQWATLRVNRAEPAQSGLVRPDNAFLADQGRLLVGWPTKLALAPDFSDRVLQALEQDGIKPGDTPALPPLPRPPLGKTAWEQLLP is encoded by the coding sequence ATGCCATCTGTTATTTCCACCGACGTGCTGATTGTCGGCGCTGGTGTTGCCGGCCTCTGGCTCAATGCCCGCCTGCGTCGCCAGGGCTTCTCCACGCTTGTGGTCGAGCGCGAAAGCCTGGGTGGCGGGCAAAGTGTGAAATCCCAGGGCATCATTCACGGCGGCGCCAAGTACGCGCTGCACGGTGCCCTGACCGGCGCGTCCGAAGCCATTGCCGATATGCCACGCCGCTGGCGCGAAGCCCTGGCCGGTGACGGCGAGCTGGATCTGCGCGGCGTACGCCTGCTCTCCGAAGCCCACTACCTGTGGTCGCCAGGCACCCTGGCAGGCAACCTCACCAGCTTTTTCGCCAGCAAGGCCGTGCGCGGCCGGGTCGACCAGGTCAAGGGCGACCAGTTGCCCCCGGCCCTGCAAGACCCGCGCTTCAAGGGCAAGGTCTATCGCCTGGCGGAGCTGGTCGTCGATGTCCCGAGCCTGATCGAACGCCTGGCCGACCTCGCTGGCGACGGCCTGCTGAGCGGTCAAGTCATTGAACCGCTGTTCGAGAACGACGAGCTGATCGGCCTGCGGGTCGACGGTCTCGATATTCACGCCCAGCGCATCGTGTTCAGTGCAGGTTCCGGCAATGCCGACCTGCTGGCCAGTGTCGGCATCAGCGTTCCGGCCCAGCAACTGCGCCCGCTGCATATGGTGCTGGTCAAGGGGCCTACCCTCAAGCCGCTGTACGCCCACTGCCTGGGCGGTGGCCCCAAGCCACGCATCACCGTCACCACGCACCCCGCAGCCAACGGCGAGTGGGTGTGGTATCTGGGCGGTGATATCGCCGAAGCCGATGGTGTGGCCCGTGAACCTGCCGAGCAGATCGCCGTGGCCAAAAAAGAGCTGGGCAACCTGCTGCCGTGGGTCGACCTGAGTCAGGCGCAATGGGCCACGTTGCGGGTCAACCGTGCCGAGCCTGCGCAGTCGGGGCTGGTGCGCCCGGACAACGCCTTCCTTGCGGATCAAGGCCGCCTGCTGGTCGGCTGGCCGACCAAGCTGGCACTGGCGCCAGACTTCTCCGACCGCGTGCTGCAAGCGCTGGAACAAGACGGTATCAAACCAGGTGATACCCCCGCCCTGCCACCGCTACCCCGTCCACCTCTGGGCAAAACCGCCTGGGAGCAACTGTTGCCATGA
- a CDS encoding aldo/keto reductase gives MSQPTLHDFHRPLGSTGLRVSPLGLGTVKLGRDQGVKYPSGFQIPDDDEARMLLKLSRDLGINLIDTAPAYGRSEERLGPLLRGQRQDWVIVSKVGEEFVDGQSSHDFSAAHTRRSVERSLKRLETDFIDLVLVHSDGNDLAILNGCEVYETLAELKREGKIRGFGLSGKTVEGGLKALETGDCAMVTYNLNEQAELPVIDYAAAHGKAILVKKALASGHVCLSPGVDPVRASFELVFGHHGVASAIVGTINPLHLAHNVATVAQVLRKT, from the coding sequence ATGAGCCAGCCAACCCTGCACGACTTCCATCGCCCGCTGGGCAGCACCGGCCTGCGGGTTTCGCCACTGGGTCTGGGCACCGTCAAGCTGGGCCGCGACCAAGGGGTCAAATACCCCAGCGGCTTTCAGATCCCCGATGATGACGAAGCACGCATGCTGCTCAAGCTCAGCCGCGACCTGGGCATCAACCTGATCGACACCGCCCCCGCCTATGGCCGCAGTGAAGAGCGCCTGGGCCCGCTATTGCGTGGTCAGCGCCAGGACTGGGTGATTGTCAGCAAAGTCGGCGAAGAGTTTGTCGACGGCCAGTCGAGTCACGATTTCAGCGCCGCACATACCCGGCGCTCGGTGGAACGCAGCCTGAAACGTCTGGAAACGGATTTTATCGATCTGGTACTGGTTCACTCCGACGGCAATGACCTTGCCATTCTCAACGGCTGCGAAGTCTACGAAACCCTGGCCGAGCTTAAGCGCGAGGGCAAGATTCGCGGTTTCGGCCTGTCGGGCAAAACCGTTGAAGGTGGGCTCAAGGCCCTGGAAACCGGTGATTGCGCGATGGTGACCTATAACCTCAATGAGCAGGCCGAGCTACCCGTGATCGATTACGCCGCGGCCCACGGCAAGGCCATTCTGGTTAAAAAAGCCCTGGCCAGCGGCCATGTTTGCCTGAGCCCCGGGGTTGATCCGGTGCGCGCCAGTTTCGAACTGGTGTTTGGCCATCACGGGGTTGCCAGTGCTATTGTCGGCACCATCAATCCGCTGCATCTGGCCCATAACGTGGCGACTGTTGCGCAGGTTCTGCGCAAAACCTGA
- a CDS encoding metal ABC transporter ATPase produces MPRMLIRKNPSDFKTLPLYVEATPEGLSYQSIGMPLNFAQTLQKRRPVTVTDNERFSLELANLGVSVRLTLHWQGRDYWVLVRQRRQDRGDVVLKLISGYVPAHEVNLPLHTAIQEIAEECLLETPEGWLGGRFNETWLPAPYAAALHYREALPFRLTPLSGATRPVSCGSQPLLERPRTYVHLPTASLQLIYDLRLEVPREAKSLSLFHVEERLEGDQLVARLDRKRPDLYLIPLTEGQPCAELYTLSKDRLQPASTRGVRLAESFAPQEGWVVRDERIRWKDWLRQQGLTPPKPESRLKRLTGKARQIFRKVVKKS; encoded by the coding sequence ATGCCGCGCATGTTGATCCGCAAGAACCCCAGCGACTTCAAGACCCTGCCGTTGTATGTCGAGGCCACGCCCGAGGGCTTGAGCTATCAAAGCATCGGCATGCCGCTGAACTTCGCGCAAACCCTGCAAAAACGCCGCCCGGTGACGGTTACCGACAATGAGCGTTTTTCGCTGGAGCTGGCCAACCTCGGGGTATCCGTGCGCCTGACCCTGCATTGGCAAGGTCGCGATTACTGGGTGCTGGTGCGCCAGCGCCGCCAGGATCGTGGTGATGTGGTGCTCAAGCTGATCTCTGGTTATGTACCCGCCCACGAGGTCAATCTGCCCCTGCATACAGCCATTCAGGAAATTGCCGAAGAGTGCCTGCTGGAAACCCCCGAAGGCTGGCTTGGTGGCCGTTTCAATGAAACCTGGCTACCGGCGCCCTACGCTGCCGCGCTGCATTACCGCGAAGCCCTGCCCTTTCGTCTCACACCCCTGTCCGGTGCGACCCGGCCTGTAAGTTGTGGCAGCCAGCCCCTGCTGGAGCGGCCACGAACCTATGTGCACCTGCCGACCGCCTCACTGCAGCTGATTTACGATCTGCGCCTGGAAGTGCCCAGGGAAGCCAAGTCCCTGAGCCTGTTCCATGTTGAAGAGCGGCTGGAAGGGGATCAACTGGTGGCGCGCCTGGATCGCAAGCGTCCTGACCTGTACCTGATCCCGCTGACGGAGGGCCAGCCGTGCGCCGAGCTGTACACCCTGAGCAAAGATCGCCTGCAGCCTGCCAGCACTCGCGGCGTGCGGTTGGCCGAGAGTTTTGCGCCACAGGAGGGCTGGGTGGTGCGTGATGAGCGGATTCGCTGGAAGGATTGGCTCAGGCAGCAGGGCTTGACGCCGCCCAAACCCGAGTCAAGGCTCAAGCGCCTGACGGGCAAGGCGCGACAGATATTCAGGAAGGTGGTGAAAAAGTCTTAG
- the hldE gene encoding bifunctional D-glycero-beta-D-manno-heptose-7-phosphate kinase/D-glycero-beta-D-manno-heptose 1-phosphate adenylyltransferase HldE produces MKLSMPRFDQAPVLVVGDVMLDRYWHGGTSRISPEAPVPVVKVEQIEDRPGGAANVALNIAALGAPASLVGVTGDDEAADSLANRLEGAGVRALFQRIAHQPTIVKLRVMSRHQQLLRIDFEEPFATDALALGAEVENLLEGIKVLVLSDYGKGALKNHQVLIQAARARGIPVLADPKGKDFSIYRGASLITPNLSEFETIVGGCTDEADLVAKGAKLMADLDLGALLVTRGEHGMTLLRPGFAAMHLPARAREVFDVTGAGDTVISTLAAAIAAGEELPHAVALANLAAGIVVGKLGTAAISAPELRRAIQRSEGSERGVLSLDQLLLAIEDARAHNEKIVFTNGCFDILHAGHVTYLEQARAQGDRLIVAVNDDASVSRLKGPGRPINSVDRRMAVLAGLGAVDWVISFPEATPENLLAQVKPDVLVKGGDYGIDQVVGADIVTAYGGTVKVLGLVENSSTTAIVEKIRGQ; encoded by the coding sequence ATGAAGTTGTCCATGCCGCGATTCGATCAAGCCCCTGTCTTGGTGGTAGGCGATGTCATGCTCGACCGTTATTGGCATGGCGGGACCTCACGGATTTCCCCTGAGGCGCCGGTGCCGGTGGTCAAGGTCGAGCAAATCGAAGACCGCCCGGGCGGCGCTGCCAACGTTGCGCTCAACATTGCTGCACTGGGCGCGCCTGCCTCGCTGGTGGGCGTGACCGGCGACGATGAAGCCGCCGACAGCCTGGCCAACCGGCTTGAGGGTGCGGGCGTTCGTGCACTGTTCCAGCGCATCGCGCACCAGCCGACCATCGTCAAGCTGCGGGTCATGAGCCGTCACCAGCAACTGCTGCGTATCGATTTTGAAGAACCGTTCGCCACCGACGCACTGGCGTTGGGTGCCGAAGTTGAAAACCTGCTCGAAGGCATCAAGGTGCTGGTGCTGTCCGACTACGGCAAGGGTGCCCTGAAAAACCATCAGGTGTTGATCCAGGCTGCGCGTGCCAGGGGCATTCCGGTGCTGGCCGACCCCAAGGGCAAGGATTTCTCGATCTACCGTGGCGCCAGCCTGATTACGCCCAATCTGAGCGAGTTCGAAACCATCGTCGGTGGTTGCACTGACGAGGCCGATCTGGTGGCCAAAGGCGCCAAACTGATGGCCGACCTGGACCTGGGCGCCTTGCTGGTGACCCGTGGCGAGCACGGCATGACCCTGTTGCGCCCGGGCTTTGCCGCCATGCACCTGCCAGCGCGTGCGCGTGAAGTGTTTGACGTGACAGGGGCGGGCGATACCGTTATCTCGACCCTGGCCGCCGCCATTGCTGCCGGTGAAGAGCTGCCCCACGCCGTGGCCCTGGCCAATCTGGCGGCGGGTATTGTGGTCGGCAAGCTGGGTACGGCGGCCATCAGCGCGCCGGAACTGCGCCGTGCGATCCAGCGCTCCGAAGGGTCGGAGCGCGGCGTGCTGAGCCTCGATCAGTTGCTGCTGGCCATCGAAGATGCGCGGGCGCACAACGAGAAGATCGTTTTCACCAATGGTTGTTTCGACATTCTGCATGCCGGGCATGTGACCTATCTGGAGCAAGCGCGGGCTCAGGGTGATCGCTTGATCGTCGCAGTCAACGATGATGCTTCGGTAAGCCGCCTGAAAGGCCCGGGCCGGCCGATCAACAGCGTGGACCGGCGCATGGCGGTACTGGCTGGTCTGGGGGCGGTGGACTGGGTAATCAGCTTTCCTGAAGCTACCCCGGAAAACCTGCTGGCCCAGGTCAAGCCTGATGTGCTGGTCAAGGGCGGTGACTACGGGATCGATCAGGTGGTGGGCGCCGATATCGTCACCGCCTATGGCGGTACGGTGAAGGTGTTGGGGCTGGTTGAAAACAGCTCTACCACGGCCATTGTCGAGAAGATTCGCGGTCAGTGA